One Cellulomonas taurus genomic region harbors:
- a CDS encoding sodium-translocating pyrophosphatase, translating to MVDLGSGSLVIVTVVAVVAVAALVMAVVLRRQVLAADEGTASMREIAAAVQEGAQAYLSRQLRTLSVFAVVVLLLLLLLPGDASVKIGRCVFFVLGAAFSASIGYLGMWLATRANVRVAAAASRPGGRAEGARIALRTGGVVGMSVVGLGLLGAAGVVLLYRGDAPAVLEGFGFGAALLAMFMRVGGGIFTKAADVGADLVGKVEQHIPEDDPRNAATIADNVGDNVGDCAGMAADLFESYAVTLVAALILGRAAFGEHGLVFPLIVTAIGAVVAALGVAITRVRGSESGLTAINRGFAVAAVAGAVLAGIAALLYLPSTFDALGGSAGLDAHPGDPRWVAAGAVLIGVLLAGLILWVTGYFTGTDSKPTIHVARTTRTGAATVVLSGIGVGFESAVYTAGIIAAAICGVFLLAGGSIALSLFLVALAGCGLLTTVGVIVAMDTFGPVSDNAQGIAEMSGDVSEEGAQILTDLDAVGNTTKAVTKGIAIATAVLAATALFGSYADAVSTAISGLDLASVPGDIVLAMTDYQIISPVTLVGVILGAATVFLFSGLAIDAVTRAAGAIVLEVRRQFREMPGIMTGEQRPEYGRVVDICTRDSLRELATPGLLAASAPIAVGFGLGVGPLAGFLAGAIGSGVLMAVFLANAGGAWDNAKKLVEDGRFGGKGSPEHEAAVIGDTVGDPFKDTAGPAINPLIKVMNLVALLIAPAVVTISVGEDANTVLRLTIALAATAVAFGAVIMSRLRAARVDTAAEVTGDSLDSRV from the coding sequence ATGGTCGATCTCGGCTCGGGAAGTCTGGTCATCGTCACGGTGGTCGCCGTGGTGGCCGTGGCAGCGCTGGTGATGGCGGTGGTCCTGCGACGGCAGGTGCTCGCCGCCGACGAGGGCACGGCGTCGATGCGGGAGATCGCCGCGGCGGTGCAGGAGGGTGCGCAGGCGTACCTGTCCCGGCAGCTGCGGACGCTGAGCGTGTTCGCGGTGGTGGTGCTGCTCCTGCTCCTGCTGCTGCCCGGTGACGCGAGCGTGAAGATCGGCCGCTGCGTCTTCTTCGTGCTGGGGGCGGCGTTCTCGGCGTCGATCGGGTATCTCGGGATGTGGTTGGCGACCCGGGCGAACGTCCGGGTGGCGGCGGCCGCGTCCAGGCCGGGTGGCCGGGCGGAGGGGGCCCGGATCGCGCTGCGCACCGGTGGTGTGGTCGGGATGAGCGTGGTCGGCCTCGGGCTGCTCGGTGCCGCCGGTGTGGTGCTGCTGTACCGGGGCGACGCACCGGCGGTGCTGGAGGGCTTCGGGTTCGGTGCGGCTCTGCTGGCGATGTTCATGCGGGTCGGCGGCGGCATCTTCACCAAGGCGGCAGATGTCGGCGCGGACCTGGTGGGCAAGGTGGAGCAGCACATCCCGGAGGACGACCCGCGCAACGCCGCCACGATCGCGGACAACGTGGGCGACAACGTCGGTGACTGCGCGGGGATGGCGGCCGACCTGTTCGAGTCCTACGCGGTGACGCTGGTGGCTGCGCTGATCCTGGGGCGGGCGGCGTTCGGGGAACACGGGTTGGTGTTCCCGCTGATCGTGACCGCCATCGGTGCTGTGGTGGCGGCGCTCGGGGTGGCGATCACCCGGGTGCGCGGCTCGGAGAGCGGCCTGACGGCGATCAACCGCGGCTTCGCCGTCGCGGCGGTGGCCGGTGCGGTGCTGGCCGGGATCGCGGCGCTGCTGTACCTGCCGTCGACCTTCGACGCCCTCGGCGGCAGCGCCGGTCTGGACGCCCACCCCGGCGACCCGCGGTGGGTGGCGGCGGGTGCTGTGCTGATCGGGGTGCTGCTGGCCGGGCTCATCCTGTGGGTGACCGGGTACTTCACCGGCACCGACTCCAAGCCGACGATCCATGTCGCCCGCACCACCCGGACCGGCGCCGCGACCGTGGTGCTCTCCGGGATCGGGGTCGGCTTCGAGTCGGCGGTCTACACCGCGGGGATCATCGCCGCCGCGATCTGCGGGGTGTTCCTCTTGGCCGGGGGGTCGATCGCGCTGTCGCTGTTCCTGGTGGCGCTGGCCGGTTGCGGGCTGCTGACCACCGTCGGCGTGATCGTCGCGATGGACACCTTCGGCCCGGTGAGCGACAACGCGCAGGGCATCGCGGAGATGTCCGGCGACGTCTCCGAGGAGGGCGCGCAGATCCTCACCGACCTGGATGCGGTGGGGAACACCACCAAGGCGGTCACCAAGGGGATCGCGATCGCCACCGCCGTGCTGGCCGCCACCGCGCTGTTCGGCTCCTACGCGGATGCGGTGAGCACCGCGATCTCCGGCCTCGACCTGGCGTCGGTGCCGGGCGACATCGTGCTGGCGATGACCGACTACCAGATCATCAGCCCGGTGACCCTGGTCGGTGTGATCCTCGGCGCCGCGACCGTCTTCCTGTTCAGCGGTCTGGCCATCGACGCGGTGACCCGGGCCGCCGGGGCGATCGTGCTGGAGGTGCGCCGCCAGTTCCGGGAGATGCCCGGCATCATGACCGGCGAGCAGCGCCCGGAGTACGGCCGGGTGGTCGACATCTGCACCCGCGACTCCCTGCGCGAACTCGCCACCCCCGGGCTGCTCGCCGCTTCGGCGCCGATCGCGGTCGGCTTCGGGCTCGGGGTCGGGCCGCTGGCCGGGTTCCTGGCCGGGGCGATCGGGTCCGGGGTGCTGATGGCGGTGTTCCTGGCGAATGCCGGTGGCGCCTGGGACAACGCGAAGAAGCTGGTCGAGGACGGTCGCTTCGGTGGCAAGGGCTCGCCGGAGCACGAGGCGGCGGTGATCGGCGACACCGTCGGTGACCCGTTCAAGGACACGGCCGGCCCGGCGATCAACCCGCTGATCAAGGTGATGAACCTGGTCGCGTTGCTGATCGCCCCCGCTGTCGTCACGATCAGCGTCGGCGAGGACGCGAACACGGTGCTGCGGCTGACGATCGCGCTGGCGGCGACCGCCGTGGCCTTCGGCGCGGTGATCATGTCGCGACTGCGCGCGGCTCGGGTGGATACCGCGGCGGAGGTGACGGGGGACTCGCTCGACTCGCGGGTGTGA
- a CDS encoding histidine phosphatase family protein: MRLHLIRHGQTPSNLIGALDTGDPGPALTSEGERQAAAVGAVFADQRLDAVYASQLTRARQTAAAVAQPHGLEVLIRPGLREILAGDLEMRTDRDSVTRYLGTMVAWAAGDLDAVMPGGESGRQTLARFDEVVAEVATTGAQEVALVSHGAMLRFWAVLRGENLDPDTAADRWLDNTGVVSLVGEPGAWQVTRWQEELIPHTTPDGPTAEPLPR; the protein is encoded by the coding sequence ATGCGCCTGCACCTGATCCGGCACGGCCAGACCCCGTCCAACCTGATCGGCGCCCTGGACACCGGCGACCCCGGACCGGCGCTGACCTCGGAGGGCGAACGGCAGGCGGCGGCGGTCGGCGCCGTGTTCGCCGACCAGCGCCTGGACGCGGTCTACGCCTCGCAGCTGACCCGTGCCCGGCAGACCGCCGCCGCCGTCGCCCAGCCGCACGGGCTGGAGGTGCTGATCCGACCCGGCCTGCGGGAGATCCTGGCCGGTGACCTGGAGATGCGCACCGACCGGGACTCGGTCACCCGCTACCTGGGCACGATGGTCGCCTGGGCCGCCGGTGACCTGGACGCCGTGATGCCCGGCGGTGAGTCCGGCCGCCAGACCCTGGCCCGCTTCGACGAGGTGGTGGCCGAGGTGGCGACGACCGGTGCCCAGGAGGTCGCGCTGGTCAGCCACGGCGCGATGCTCCGGTTCTGGGCCGTGCTGCGCGGCGAGAACCTGGATCCGGACACCGCCGCTGACCGCTGGCTGGACAACACCGGTGTGGTCTCCCTGGTGGGTGAACCGGGTGCCTGGCAGGTGACCCGGTGGCAGGAGGAGCTCATCCCGCACACCACCCCCGACGGCCCCACCGCCGAGCCGCTGCCCCGCTGA
- a CDS encoding DUF7059 domain-containing protein: MDPDTLTVDPALIDALRADLTAAQFTVDGVEDLLGPMAAAALHREEPLPALRATGTASDPRAALVRTFVLGADVDASAVAAALPTLGLDGAARLGLVDAAGADSHDPVHARVDLRPYQAADGAGQVDWWIASDLGELATGGALRTDHVLGVGGASTTLAQVTVRDHRARTLDLGTGCGIQALHASRHSDRVVATDISTRALDFARFNAALAGTTLDLRAGSMLEPVAGEVFDLVVSNPPFVITPRGRDDVPQYEYRDGGRTGDAIVRELITGVGGVLAPGGVAQLLGNWEVRRGDDWHERVGAWLDESGLDGWVVQREIQDPAQYAETWIRDGGTSPDRDPVGWRERYGAWLDDFAQRDVEGIGFGIVVLHRPVDDRPRLRRLEEITGTVRQPLGPVISAALAAHDRQATLDDDALSALHLRVAPDVTEERYLRPGDTDPQIVLLRQGGGFGRTVQVGTALAGFVGACDGELSVGQIVGALGALLGVGAQAVAADVLPEVRGLLADGLLLT; the protein is encoded by the coding sequence GTGGATCCCGACACGCTGACCGTTGACCCCGCGCTGATCGACGCCCTGCGCGCCGACCTCACCGCCGCCCAGTTCACCGTCGACGGCGTCGAGGACCTGCTCGGCCCGATGGCCGCCGCCGCCCTGCACCGCGAGGAGCCGCTCCCGGCTCTGCGCGCGACGGGGACCGCCAGCGACCCGCGCGCCGCGCTGGTGCGCACCTTCGTGCTCGGTGCCGACGTCGACGCCTCGGCGGTCGCCGCCGCACTGCCCACCCTCGGCCTGGACGGCGCAGCCCGGCTCGGCCTGGTCGACGCTGCCGGGGCGGACAGCCATGACCCGGTGCACGCCCGGGTGGACCTGCGCCCCTACCAGGCGGCCGACGGCGCCGGTCAGGTGGACTGGTGGATCGCCTCCGACCTGGGTGAGCTCGCCACCGGCGGCGCACTGCGCACCGACCACGTGCTCGGGGTCGGCGGCGCCTCGACCACCCTGGCGCAGGTGACAGTCCGCGATCACCGTGCCCGCACCCTCGACCTCGGCACCGGCTGCGGCATCCAGGCCCTGCACGCCTCCCGGCACAGCGACCGGGTGGTCGCCACCGACATCTCCACCCGGGCGCTCGACTTCGCCCGGTTCAACGCCGCCCTGGCCGGCACCACGCTGGACCTGCGCGCCGGGTCGATGCTGGAGCCGGTGGCCGGGGAGGTCTTCGACCTGGTGGTGTCCAACCCGCCCTTCGTCATCACCCCGCGCGGCCGGGACGACGTGCCGCAGTACGAGTACCGGGACGGTGGCCGGACCGGCGACGCGATCGTGCGCGAGCTGATCACCGGGGTCGGCGGCGTGCTGGCCCCCGGCGGTGTCGCCCAGCTGCTCGGCAACTGGGAGGTGCGCCGCGGCGACGACTGGCACGAGCGGGTCGGTGCCTGGCTGGACGAGTCGGGGCTCGACGGCTGGGTGGTGCAGCGCGAGATCCAGGACCCGGCGCAGTACGCGGAGACCTGGATCCGGGACGGCGGCACCTCCCCGGACCGCGACCCGGTGGGCTGGCGGGAGCGCTACGGCGCGTGGCTGGACGACTTCGCGCAGCGGGACGTCGAGGGGATCGGCTTCGGCATCGTGGTGCTGCACCGGCCGGTCGACGACCGACCCCGGCTGCGCCGTCTGGAGGAGATCACCGGCACCGTGCGCCAGCCGCTCGGCCCGGTCATCTCCGCCGCACTGGCCGCGCACGACCGCCAGGCGACCCTGGACGACGACGCGCTGTCAGCGCTGCACCTGCGGGTCGCCCCGGACGTCACCGAGGAGCGCTACCTGCGGCCCGGCGACACCGACCCGCAGATCGTCCTGCTGCGCCAGGGCGGCGGCTTCGGCCGGACCGTCCAGGTCGGCACCGCGCTGGCCGGGTTCGTCGGTGCCTGCGACGGGGAGCTGTCGGTCGGGCAGATCGTCGGGGCGCTGGGCGCGCTGCTCGGCGTCGGCGCGCAGGCGGTGGCCGCCGACGTGCTGCCGGAGGTGCGCGGCCTGCTCGCGGACGGTCTGCTGCTGACCTGA
- a CDS encoding efflux RND transporter periplasmic adaptor subunit has translation MRENMLSLWRRTRLWMRIVSVGAVVVVLAGAGVYWFGLRGGPATADAAASGTSTVTASTTTFEQSVSATGTLTPAVQEDVSFAVSGTVTAVDVAAGDTVTAGQRLATVDTLQLNADLLAAKADLVSAQADLSDAQADSDGTSTALAQIASLSAKVDVAQAAYDEAEADMAAATLTAPVSGLLTEVNIEVGDAVTGSGSSGGTGGSSGASGSSGSGSSGGSAATGMSGSTSSGSTSSSAQFVIIGTDSWTVGVTVDETDVALIAVGDQVELTGDAVDDTLYGTVSTVGLVSTSTGGVAAYPVTIQVTGSPEGLHDGTSVTAAIIYERRTDVLAVPSAAVSTEDGQSVVTQLGADGEQVSTPVTVGETSGTMVEITAGLSEGDEVLVTTFTPGAGTTQDGSGDQQRQQQQPGEMPDFSGGMPGQMGGPNNG, from the coding sequence GTGAGGGAGAACATGCTGTCGCTGTGGAGGCGGACCCGCCTGTGGATGCGGATCGTGAGCGTGGGGGCCGTGGTCGTCGTCCTCGCCGGCGCGGGGGTGTACTGGTTCGGCCTGCGGGGTGGGCCGGCGACGGCTGACGCCGCGGCATCGGGCACCAGCACCGTCACCGCGAGCACCACCACCTTCGAGCAGTCGGTGTCGGCCACCGGCACCCTGACCCCGGCGGTGCAGGAGGACGTGTCGTTCGCGGTGTCCGGCACGGTGACGGCGGTGGATGTCGCCGCCGGTGACACGGTGACCGCGGGCCAGCGACTGGCGACGGTCGACACCCTGCAACTGAACGCCGACCTGTTGGCGGCGAAGGCCGACCTGGTCAGTGCGCAGGCGGACCTCTCGGACGCGCAGGCCGATTCGGACGGCACCAGCACCGCCCTGGCCCAGATCGCGTCACTGTCGGCCAAGGTCGACGTGGCACAGGCTGCCTACGACGAGGCCGAGGCGGATATGGCGGCTGCGACGCTGACCGCCCCGGTGTCCGGTCTGCTGACCGAGGTCAACATCGAGGTCGGGGACGCGGTGACCGGCTCCGGGTCGTCCGGCGGCACGGGGGGATCGTCCGGGGCGAGTGGCTCGTCGGGGTCCGGCAGCTCGGGTGGCTCGGCCGCGACCGGCATGAGCGGCTCGACCAGCTCCGGCAGCACCAGCTCCAGCGCCCAGTTCGTCATCATCGGCACCGACTCCTGGACGGTCGGCGTGACGGTCGACGAGACCGATGTGGCGCTGATCGCGGTCGGCGACCAGGTCGAGCTCACCGGCGACGCGGTGGACGACACGCTGTACGGCACGGTGAGCACGGTCGGACTGGTGTCCACCAGCACCGGGGGCGTCGCCGCCTACCCGGTCACGATCCAGGTCACCGGTTCACCGGAGGGCCTGCACGACGGCACGTCGGTCACCGCCGCGATCATCTACGAGCGGCGGACCGATGTCCTGGCGGTGCCCAGTGCGGCGGTCAGCACCGAGGACGGGCAGTCGGTGGTCACCCAGCTGGGTGCCGACGGCGAGCAGGTGAGCACCCCGGTCACCGTGGGGGAAACCTCCGGGACGATGGTCGAGATCACCGCGGGGCTGTCCGAGGGCGACGAGGTGCTGGTCACCACGTTCACGCCCGGTGCGGGAACCACCCAGGACGGGTCGGGCGATCAGCAACGGCAACAGCAGCAACCGGGCGAGATGCCCGACTTCAGTGGCGGGATGCCGGGCCAGATGGGTGGTCCGAACAATGGCTGA